The Paraflavitalea devenefica DNA segment TGGTGCATGGCGGTGCACAGGCCAATATCGGTTTTGTGCCCCGGCAATTGCAGCGCTGGCAAAAGCCGGGAGATATTACGGACATACCAAGGCTCACCACCTATAGCAGCAATCCCAATCAAAATGGCGGACCTGCCAATAACTACGGCGGCAATGTGGCCAACCTGAGCAGCCGGTACCTGAAAGATGGTTCTTTTGCCCGGTTGAAAACATTGTCAGTAGGCTACAACTTCCCCCATGACTGGCTGGGGGCTGTGAAGATCAGCAACGCGCGGTTGTATGTACAGGCTACCAACCTGTTCACGGTTACCAACTATTCCGGTCCCGACCCCGAAGTAAGTTCTCAAAGTGGCAACCAGAATACAGCCGGCTACGACTGGGCTACAGTGCCACAGCCTAAAACAGTGCAGGTAGGTCTTACGGTAACATTTTAAATAATCAATACGATGAAACGTTCCTATATACTTTTATTGTTGGCAGGTACTTTGTCTCTATCCGCCTGCTCAAAATTCCTCGAAGAGGATCCCAACAATGCGATTCCGGCTGAAAAGGCTATTACCGATGCCGGTACGGCCAGGGCTGCCATTACAGGGGTGTATGATGGCTTGCAGGGATACTATGCGGCCAACTATCCAACCCTGGGCACTATCACGGCAGATAATGTGGTGTTTAACGGTACGCTGAGCCAATACCTGCAACTGGACCAGAATGCCATCCCTACCGACAATGTAACTACGGTAGCTGCCTACCAGGGTATTTACAAAACGATCAACTCGGCTAATAGCGTGATTACGTATGTGCCAGGCATTACTGATCCTTTACTTACGCAGGCAGAAAAAGAGAAGATACTGGGAGAAGCCTATTTTGCCCGTGCATTGGGTTACTTTGACCTGGCCAGGGGCTGGGGTGGTGTGCAACTGCAACTAAAACCTACCACTAACATCAATGATGCAAAAGGGATAAAGCGCAGTACACTGGATCAAACCTATGACCAGGTACTGGCCGACCTGACAGAAGCCGAGAAGCTATTACCCGAAGATGCCACCACCCGTAACCGGGCGCAGAAAAGCACCGCGCGTGCTTTGCGGGCCAGGCTGCACCTGTACAGGAAGCAGTGGGCGGAAGCGGAACAATATGCTTCGCTGGTCATCAGTAACACAGCAAAATATGAACTGGTTCCTTATAAGTCATTTTTTACAGCGCCTTTCCTGAGCAGGGAATCTGTTTTTGAGTTAACTTTCTCTGCCAATGACCGCAATACATACTGGAACCTGTGGTACCCAAGTTCCTCCGGAGGACAATACACGCTGAAGCCTTCCAATGCATTGGTGGCAAAACTCAATAATCCCGCTGTCGGCGGCACAAGGAATAGTCTTATTGCCGGTACCGGCAGTAATGTGTATGGTGTATTGTACAATACCAGTGCTACCAGTACCGATCCCGCTTACCTCATACGATTGGCAGAGTTATACCTGATCCGTGCCGAAGCCCGGGCGCAACAAAATAAGCTCACCGGAGCAGAGGGCGCTATTGCCGACCTGGATGCGGTGAGGGCCAGGGCTGGTGTACCAGCCTCCACCGCCGTTACCAAAGAAGAAATATTACTGGCTATTGAGGAAGAAAACAGTGTGGAGTTTGCTTTTGAGGCCCACCGTTGGTTCGACCTCATACGCACAGAAAGGGCCGGTGTGGTATTGGGGCTCACCAATAAGAATTACTGGCTGTTCCCCTTACCTTATTCAGATGTATTGTCTGATCCTGACCTCGAAGGCAAAAACAATCCGGGATACTAATAACAAAACACCTACAAACGCATGATAAAAAACTCTTTCACCGTATTACTCCTGGTGGCTACCGTTATCACCACGCAGGCCCAAAACAACTACTACTTCAGCAAACAGGAAACATTCGACCCGAAGATACCCACGCCCGAACAGTTCTTAGGATATGCCATCGGATCGCATTATACCCGGCATGATCAGTTG contains these protein-coding regions:
- a CDS encoding RagB/SusD family nutrient uptake outer membrane protein, whose protein sequence is MKRSYILLLLAGTLSLSACSKFLEEDPNNAIPAEKAITDAGTARAAITGVYDGLQGYYAANYPTLGTITADNVVFNGTLSQYLQLDQNAIPTDNVTTVAAYQGIYKTINSANSVITYVPGITDPLLTQAEKEKILGEAYFARALGYFDLARGWGGVQLQLKPTTNINDAKGIKRSTLDQTYDQVLADLTEAEKLLPEDATTRNRAQKSTARALRARLHLYRKQWAEAEQYASLVISNTAKYELVPYKSFFTAPFLSRESVFELTFSANDRNTYWNLWYPSSSGGQYTLKPSNALVAKLNNPAVGGTRNSLIAGTGSNVYGVLYNTSATSTDPAYLIRLAELYLIRAEARAQQNKLTGAEGAIADLDAVRARAGVPASTAVTKEEILLAIEEENSVEFAFEAHRWFDLIRTERAGVVLGLTNKNYWLFPLPYSDVLSDPDLEGKNNPGY